One genomic region from Streptomyces sp. NBC_00582 encodes:
- a CDS encoding alpha/beta hydrolase gives MKLDPDAQASADLLKELLPRPLHTLGVAGAREWVRARASDLPPPVIHEVYDRTVPGAEAEIPVRVYRPGPEAGLPVLVYLHGGGWTVGGLNGVDALCRTLSTAAGCVVVSVDYRLAPEHKFPEPLDDCFRALTWVSSHAAELGADSSRIAIGGDSAGANLSVAVCLLARDRGGPPIVFQLLAYPPTEYGVPRPSWTEYADGPLITSDDVLWFWDQYLRDEADRADPLAVPANARDLRGLPPAFIITAECDPLRDGGEDFARRLREDGVRSAAKRYPGVFHAFFTEVGTIARAKEAVDDAARHLVHAFGADTQDASS, from the coding sequence GTGAAACTCGATCCCGACGCGCAGGCGTCGGCCGACCTGCTCAAGGAGCTGCTTCCGCGACCGCTGCACACGCTGGGCGTTGCGGGTGCACGAGAGTGGGTCCGCGCACGCGCCTCCGACCTTCCGCCTCCGGTCATCCACGAGGTGTACGACCGGACCGTCCCCGGCGCGGAAGCCGAGATCCCGGTCAGGGTGTACCGGCCCGGCCCCGAGGCCGGACTGCCGGTCCTGGTGTACCTCCACGGAGGCGGCTGGACGGTGGGCGGTCTGAACGGCGTGGACGCCCTGTGCCGCACGCTGTCGACGGCGGCGGGCTGTGTCGTCGTCTCGGTGGACTACCGTCTCGCGCCCGAGCACAAGTTCCCCGAGCCGCTCGACGACTGCTTCCGCGCCCTGACCTGGGTGTCCTCCCACGCCGCCGAACTGGGCGCGGACTCGTCCCGCATCGCGATCGGCGGCGACAGCGCCGGCGCCAACCTCTCCGTGGCCGTGTGCCTGCTCGCCCGCGACCGGGGCGGCCCACCCATCGTCTTCCAGTTGCTGGCCTACCCGCCCACCGAGTACGGCGTGCCGCGCCCGTCCTGGACCGAGTACGCCGACGGTCCATTGATCACCAGCGACGACGTCCTGTGGTTCTGGGACCAGTACCTGCGCGACGAGGCCGACCGCGCCGACCCGCTCGCCGTGCCCGCGAACGCTCGCGACCTGCGAGGCCTCCCGCCGGCGTTCATCATCACCGCGGAGTGCGACCCGTTGCGCGACGGCGGGGAGGACTTCGCCCGCCGGCTACGAGAGGACGGCGTACGAAGCGCCGCCAAGCGCTACCCGGGCGTCTTCCACGCCTTCTTCACCGAGGTCGGAACCATCGCACGGGCGAAGGAGGCGGTCGACGACGCCGCCAGGCACCTCGTCCACGCGTTCGGAGCGGACACCCAGGATGCCAGTTCCTGA
- a CDS encoding acyl-CoA dehydrogenase family protein: MTVDLFPGPVVAELADPGARFIRETVLPVEDRHRGVVHSEAVRVDLQCAAKEAGFFAPHGAAEYGGHGLDMRGRTAVFEEAGYSLLGPPALNIAAPRHIGILDENLFGARQSSSSPARPRRTSPAPPSPSTAECPVTVR; the protein is encoded by the coding sequence ATGACTGTCGATCTCTTCCCCGGCCCGGTCGTGGCGGAGCTCGCCGACCCCGGCGCCCGCTTCATCCGGGAGACCGTGCTCCCCGTCGAGGACCGGCACAGGGGAGTCGTGCACTCGGAGGCCGTACGAGTGGACCTCCAGTGTGCGGCGAAGGAGGCGGGGTTTTTCGCCCCCCATGGCGCGGCCGAGTACGGCGGTCACGGACTGGACATGCGGGGCCGCACCGCGGTGTTCGAGGAGGCGGGCTACTCGCTGCTCGGCCCGCCGGCGCTGAACATCGCCGCTCCCCGGCATATCGGGATACTCGACGAAAACCTCTTCGGGGCCCGGCAGTCGTCTTCCTCGCCGGCCCGGCCTCGGCGTACTTCACCGGCACCACCCTCGCCGTCGACGGCAGAATGTCCTGTCACTGTCCGGTGA
- a CDS encoding TetR/AcrR family transcriptional regulator: protein MTVSGSRTEGIRAAALDLFTRLGYGATTMADIGAAVGIRGPSLYKHVASKQDLLVQIMTDTMDNLLALHRVAVDSSSDPTERLRRATEAHVRYHARHRQEAFVGNREIRSLAEPHRTKILTRRAEYEAGFRDLVTEGVAAGCFSVASVRLASYAILDLGMGVATWFRDDGELTEDTVAWQYGEFALSMVGASPRS, encoded by the coding sequence ATGACCGTGTCGGGATCGCGGACCGAGGGCATCCGCGCCGCGGCGCTGGACCTGTTCACCAGGCTCGGCTACGGGGCGACCACGATGGCCGACATCGGCGCGGCGGTGGGGATCCGCGGACCGAGCCTGTACAAGCACGTCGCGTCCAAGCAGGATCTGCTCGTGCAGATCATGACGGACACCATGGACAACCTGCTGGCGCTGCACCGGGTGGCCGTCGACAGCAGCAGTGATCCCACCGAGCGGCTGCGGCGCGCCACCGAGGCCCACGTGCGCTACCACGCCCGCCATCGACAGGAGGCGTTCGTCGGCAATCGCGAGATCCGCAGCCTGGCCGAGCCCCACCGTACGAAGATCCTGACCCGCCGCGCGGAGTACGAGGCGGGATTCCGCGACCTGGTGACGGAGGGTGTTGCGGCGGGGTGCTTCAGTGTCGCGTCGGTGCGGCTGGCCTCGTACGCGATCCTGGATCTCGGTATGGGCGTGGCCACCTGGTTCCGGGACGACGGCGAACTGACTGAGGACACCGTGGCCTGGCAGTACGGAGAGTTCGCCCTCAGTATGGTCGGGGCGTCCCCGCGGTCGTGA
- a CDS encoding TetR/AcrR family transcriptional regulator → MARLRATQRREVFIQAAVDVIAEFGVDGATTRRIAAQAGAPLASLHYCFSSKEELFFAIYEQQIATLENTVWQVRERAGLGRTAASLLRQLMGYYQSAQKHAHAQAELFFWVLRQEGELASKAYQIHLDVMIKTLNKGMREGDEAKLVEPLARMIAAVSDGLVYQWLAFRDPDHLMVDIDLATEAMERLADGHRAGRP, encoded by the coding sequence ATGGCGCGACTCCGAGCCACCCAGCGCCGCGAGGTCTTCATCCAGGCGGCCGTCGACGTGATCGCGGAATTCGGGGTGGACGGTGCCACCACCCGCCGGATCGCGGCGCAGGCCGGCGCGCCTCTCGCGAGCCTGCACTACTGCTTCAGCTCCAAGGAGGAGCTCTTCTTCGCGATCTACGAGCAGCAGATCGCCACGCTGGAGAACACCGTCTGGCAGGTACGCGAACGAGCCGGCCTGGGCCGCACCGCGGCCAGCCTGCTCCGGCAGCTCATGGGCTACTACCAGTCTGCCCAGAAGCATGCGCACGCCCAGGCGGAGCTGTTCTTCTGGGTCCTGCGCCAGGAGGGGGAACTTGCCTCCAAGGCCTACCAGATCCATCTCGACGTGATGATCAAGACCCTCAACAAGGGGATGCGCGAGGGTGACGAGGCGAAGCTCGTGGAGCCACTGGCCCGCATGATCGCCGCCGTGAGTGACGGGCTGGTCTACCAGTGGCTGGCGTTCCGGGACCCCGACCACCTGATGGTCGACATCGACCTGGCCACCGAGGCGATGGAGCGGCTGGCCGACGGACACCGGGCCGGGCGGCCCTGA
- a CDS encoding phytanoyl-CoA dioxygenase family protein — translation MTTSTNVKLRSVPAATPVADILAIVSEDGGVIIQQLLSQDQVRRFNAEIDPAMHALEPGAKNPGDEGIADFHGKNTKRLTNLVTLSKTFREEILNHEIVAALADAVFLEESGAYWMNTAQVIEIGPGNKAQPLHRDLENNYPFIGMGPAGPETMINFLVALTDFTEENGATRVIPGSNHWPDYEDRGNPEMTIPAEMKSGDVLFINGKVVHGGGHNRTTDFYRRGVAWAFQPSFLTPEEAYPFIVDHELVRSLPERVQRLLGFRSQYPKGSPGLWQVDYAELAEYLKL, via the coding sequence ATGACCACCAGCACGAACGTGAAACTGCGCTCCGTCCCGGCAGCGACTCCGGTCGCCGACATTCTGGCCATCGTGTCCGAGGACGGCGGGGTGATCATCCAGCAGCTGTTGTCCCAGGACCAGGTCCGCCGCTTCAACGCCGAGATCGACCCGGCGATGCACGCCCTGGAGCCAGGCGCCAAGAACCCCGGTGACGAGGGCATCGCCGACTTCCACGGCAAGAACACCAAGCGGCTCACCAACCTCGTCACGCTGAGCAAGACCTTCCGCGAGGAGATCCTCAACCACGAGATCGTCGCCGCCCTGGCGGACGCGGTCTTCCTGGAAGAGTCCGGGGCGTACTGGATGAACACCGCGCAGGTGATCGAGATCGGGCCGGGGAACAAGGCGCAGCCGCTCCACCGTGATCTGGAGAATAACTACCCGTTCATCGGCATGGGGCCGGCCGGCCCCGAGACAATGATCAACTTTCTGGTCGCGCTGACCGACTTCACCGAGGAGAACGGCGCCACGCGCGTCATCCCCGGCAGCAACCACTGGCCGGACTACGAGGACCGCGGCAACCCGGAGATGACGATCCCCGCCGAGATGAAGAGCGGCGACGTGCTGTTCATCAACGGCAAGGTCGTCCACGGCGGCGGCCACAACCGGACGACGGACTTCTACCGGCGCGGTGTGGCCTGGGCCTTCCAGCCCAGCTTCCTCACCCCGGAGGAGGCGTACCCCTTCATCGTCGACCACGAGCTCGTCCGGTCGCTGCCTGAGCGGGTGCAGCGCCTGCTCGGCTTCCGGTCCCAGTACCCCAAGGGCTCCCCGGGCCTGTGGCAGGTCGACTACGCCGAGCTGGCCGAGTACCTGAAGCTCTGA